tcaataaagttattatgtCCTGATTaaagatcaataaagttattatgtCCTGATgaagatcaataaagttattatgtCCTGATTaaagatcaataaagttattatgtCCTGATTaaagatcaataaagttattatgtCCTGATTaaagatcaataaagttattatgtCCTGATgaagatcaataaagttattatgtCCTGATTaaagatcaataaagttattatgtCCTGATTaaagatcaataaagttattatgtCCTGATgaagatcaataaagttattatgtCCTGATTaaagatcaataaagttattatgtCCTGATTaaagatcaataaagttattatgtCCTGATgaagatcaataaagttattatgtCCTGATgaagatcaataaagttattatgtCCTGATgaagatcaataaagttattatgtCCTGATTaaagatcaataaagttattatgtCCTGATgaagatcaataaagttattatgtCCTGATGAAGttggtgatgaacctgatgtgagactggaatgatagtgttgggtccaggatgacacccaggttgcggacttccgaggatggggTGAAAGAACAGCCATCAACGTCCAGATgtagatctccaaccttccggagcagggccttgggagccacaaccatgagctcggttttgttgctgttgagttttaggaagttagatgacatccagatttttattgcatgcaggcagtttacaagtgactgtggggggagctgggtggatggtttggtgctaagatatagttgtgtgtcgtcagcatatgagtgaaagctgagaccgtggtggcggatgatctgaccaagggggagcatgtagatggtgaagaggaggggtcccagcacagagccttgaggtacgccatggttgactggggccggggtggaactggagtctctgatggtgacaaactgttttctgtttgtgaggtagGACTGAAACCAAGAGAGAGCTGAACCGGTGAGGCCAAGGTAGTCAGATAGGCGGGTGAGGAGGATGGTGTGAGAGACTGTGTCGAAGGCAGCTGAAAGGTCCAGGAGGACGAGGATGCTGATCTGACCAGAATCTGCAGCGATGAGGaggtcatttgtgattttgatgagggtggtctctgtgctgtggtgtggtctgaagccagattgaaacgtttcgtagagctcatggttggccatatgttgatggagttgggcggccactgctctttccagaattttgctcaggaaaggaaggttggagatcggtCGGTAGTTGTTGCTGTCATCCCGGTCCAGACCTGGCTTTTTGAGGATGGGAGTGACTGATGCCATCTTGAGGCTGTCGGGTACAAGACCAGATGCCAAGGAGGAGTTGATGATGTTCACCATAATGGGGCACAGGGCAGGTAGGCAAGCCTTGACCAAGGCTGTGGACATGGGGTCCAGAGAACAGGTGGAGGCTTTGGCCTTAGTGACCAACTTGGCGACCTGAGGAGCACATAcagggaagaagaaggagagggagcacTGAGGCAGGCGAACATCCAAGGGAGCCACGCCCAGTGGCTGAGGTGTGTGTCGGAGGGGGGCAGGCGCCAAGAGCTGCTGATGGATGGACTCGACTTTGTCCTGGAAAAAGTCCAGGAACTTAGTGCAGAGGTCGGGGGCacctgaggggaggggggggtcgaGGGGGCGAAGGAGCCAGTTGATGGTGGAGAACAGCATTCTGGGGTGGTTTTGTTGGTTGGCAATGAGGCTGGAGTAGTACTGTGTTTTGGCCTGGGAGAGAGCTACTTTGTAGGCCGTCGCATGCTCTTTATAGGCCTCAAAACTTGAATATTTGGATTTGAGTACATAAAGAACATCACTGTGAGGATACatgatgatataaaaacctacaGTATATAACGGACCCTCTCTTTAAGTTTTAAGCAGAAATGTGACGTAACCGGCCTGATTACAACATTTATGATGTGAAGAATCATTTcaggaaaaacatttctttgcttttacctttttattatatttcctGCGCAGTCGCAGCACATTTAATGACGTAATTTGTCTGATTGTGTCTTTAAGCTTCGATGTtaataaaaagtattttctccCGTATAACATCAACTAGCAGCAGCTTTACTGTAATTATTGAGTTGTATGCTTCATGCACCGCCTTTATGTGATTATTTATAGAATATTTGAATCATAATATCGGTCAGTAATATCACCATAAGGTATTTCAGCCCCTTATGTCTCCTAAAAGAGCTAAAAAAGGTTAATAATTATGAGTTAATATGAAAAGATTTGATTATTGGAGCTTTAATCAGACAAACAATCCAACGTTACTCTGGTGTAAACCTCTCCACGGTGTCGGGGGGGGGGAGTTACATCACTGCAGCTCATTAACCAAGTccctgaggtcaaaggtcacttcAGCCTCTCAGTCAACATGTTTGTCCCCGAGGCGTCTTCACATCAGTCACAGTGAGACCAATCAGCCTGAGCAGACCTGAGCTCTGGTTCCACCGGTCCTTAGAAGGCTGGTGATGACCTCCCCTCAGACCGCTCCGCTGACGTCCTCTGGATGGACAGAACCACATCAGGAAACGTCCCTGAACACATGAAGTCCGTCTTTAATCAGAGACTTTCAGTAACACACCGAAAGCCGTTTCAAACCTGCCTCATTTGGTCCGGATCTTTTGACTTTTCAGTTTGATCCAAACCAGAATGACAAGTGTGAAACGTCCTCCGGACCAGAGGACTGGGGGTGGGGGGAGTATACAAAGGTGTTGCTGGTGGTAACATTTATACTGTTAATTAATTGACTCATTagaaagtagtatttgggtAGAATAAACCCTCAAAACTGTAAGTCGTTAGACAGAAAGTAATATTTCActgaaataaacctttaaaattaTAAGTACTTGGACAGCAAGTAGTATTTTAGTGGAATTAACCTTTTAAAGCAATAAGTCGTTAGACAGAAAGTGATATTTGGGTGGAAAGTAGCAATAGTCACAGTAGTACTacatgtagtagtagtaacagaaggagcagtagtaatagtagtcgtagcaaaagcagcagcagtagcagcagcagaactagtagtagtaatagtagtaatagtagtagaagtagtataGGCAAtaggaacagcagcaggagcagtagtaatagtagtagtagcagtagtagtagtagtagcagcagcagtagtactagtagtagtagtagtagtaatagtagtagacGTAGTATTAGACGCAGTAGgaccagcagcaggagcagtagtagtagtagtagtagtagcagtagtagtagtagcagaaggagcagcagcagtattactagtagtagtagtagtagtagtagtagaggcagtaggaacagaagcaggagcagtagtagcagcagtagtagtagtagtactagtagtgatagtagtaatggtagtagaagtagtagtagaggcagtaggaacaccagcagcagcactattagcagcagtagcagtagtactagtagtagtagtagtagtagtaatagtagtagaagtagtagtagaggcagtaggaacagaagcaggagcagtagtagcagtagtactagtagtgatagtagtaatggtagtagaagtagtagtagaggcagtaggaacagcagaagcagcactattagcagcagtagcagtagtactactactagtagtagtagtagaagtagtagtagaggcagtaggaacagaagcaggagcagtagtagcagcagtagcagtagtactagtagtgatagtagtaatggtagtagaagtagtagtagaggcaataggaactgcagcagcagcagcactattagcagcagtagcagtagtactagtagtagtagtagtagtagttatagcagtagtagtagaagtagtagtagaggcagtaggaacagcagcaggggcagtagtagtagtagcagttagACAGTTGATTTTGTACAAATCTACCCTTCAAATCTCTGCTTCTTAGTCAAAAACCTTGAGTCCAATCGGCAAAATAATATTATCATCAGAGAGACGAGTCTCTGCCGAACGCATTGATGTCGTTTGTATGTGTGTAGAGTCAAAAATGTGATCATGGTAGCAGGTTAGAAAAGTCCTTTGTCTGCTTTCCCTCAGACATTTCTCGTCTGATTTAACATTGACTTCAATTGGGGATTTGCTTGGACTTCCTCTCACTTTGGGGATCCTAgagccaaatgtgtaagtctgTTTGATTCCATAGTTACATGACTGCGATCAGCACAACATTTCCTACAATTGTACCTAAATTTTATCCATAAAGAGTGAAAATTGTGGGTTTGGGAGCAATTTGTTCGTAAACGTTACAGACGATTTTAAAGGTCTTCTGCACTCTAGCTCTGAACATTCCAgccaatacacacccattataaactcggaaaaggtctgaaaaaagcataaaatttaaaatgtgacaATTCAAAAACTATAAAAGATATAGAAACTCTGAATGTATGTTTAATAGTTCAAAGTCTTGTAAcctgtttaaagtttaaatggtgtctgtagctgaaagtatgcgggAGCAGTAGCATTTCGAAGTGAGGTATgtttaagaggatttgaagattttctccattgggttacatattaaaaaacaaaaagagaaaaaaagtttaatattcTAAAAAGGATAAATGgtagaaaaaagttgaatgtaagaactaatgtccttaaagagctgaatattaTGATAGTTGAAcagtttctgtagctgaaagtatgcagaagtagttaaagtaaaaaaaaatgtacagaagAAATAGAAGTTGAAGTTGAAGAAACCTTAGAAGAACAACAGTGTGAATGCTGCTGAATCAGCAATTAGGAGTGAGAAAGTCCAAGTCGGACGGGCGGGAGGGGAAGTTTATGGGTCAAAATAACAGGGCTTTCattcaggagaccgctgttcgtgtccaatgtgaaaccaagtcaacgttgacttatttttccGTAGTTTTGTTACGCAACTTCAATTCAACTTCATCAACTATCTTATTTCATTCTTGAAGCTTATGTGCATGTTGTAAATTTaaagtacttgtattttatgataaCTGCAGTGTTGtacattgttattgttattgtcaacaCATTTCTCATCGTGGTTATCTGTAGTAACAGAAGCTTACATGAACCTATGTACCTTTTCCTGTGCAGCCTGTTTGTAAATGAACTGTATGGTAGTACAGGGTTGTTTCCATTCCTTCTGGTTCAGATCCTCTCTGACATTCACACTGTTTCTGCTCCGCTCTGTTTTCTACAGATTTTCTGTGTTTATACATATGGAAATATAGAAATTTGTAGTTTAGCCATCATGTCTTATGACAGATATCTTGCTATCTGTTATCCTCTACAATATAACACATGTATGATATTTAACAAGGCACTTTACTTTATTATTGTGGTTTGGTTTTACTGTTGTATGAAATTCTTAATCACTTTATCTTTAAACATCCGTTTGACACTTTGTGGAAACATCATTAACAGTTTGTATTGTCATAACTACCTTGTTGTTAAGTTGGCGTGTTCTGACACTCAAGTGAGTAACTATTATGGACTTTTTGGTACTGTTCTCTCCATCTTAGTCCCTATGCTTCCAATCCTTTTCTCATCATACAGCCACTTCTGAATCCTTTCATGTTTGGATTGCAAATGACAAAAATACGTAATACATGTAAACATGTCCTCTGTTATAAAATGTTAGGCTGTCGCAGAGATTCTATGTAGCTGTAATAACAAAAGTGTCagtaaatattttacattttatttttttaaagtgttgattttgcaaaaaaattaataaaattacaCTGATTAATTTGGCATATGATGAAATTAAATAGTTCCAGCAATGAATTTTAAAAACATGG
The Sebastes fasciatus isolate fSebFas1 chromosome 7, fSebFas1.pri, whole genome shotgun sequence genome window above contains:
- the LOC141770878 gene encoding olfactory receptor 11A1-like, which codes for MSFFCYATSIQLHQLSYFILEAYVHVVNLKYLYFMITAVLYIVIVIVNTFLIVVICSNRSLHEPMYLFLCSLFVNELYGSTGLFPFLLVQILSDIHTVSAPLCFLQIFCVYTYGNIEICSLAIMSYDRYLAICYPLQYNTCMIFNKALYFIIVVWFYCCMKFLITLSLNIRLTLCGNIINSLYCHNYLVVKLACSDTQVSNYYGLFGTVLSILVPMLPILFSSYSHF